The region gttttgttttataaaaaaagaaggtatgatttgaaaaaaatgccCGCCACAATCCTCACGCTAAAGGACGTCCCTAATCACTTGGCTCTACTAATTTTGGAACATTTCTCTTCGTTTCCTACTTTGTTACGGGGGCCGCTCATTCTTTCGCTTTGCCTTCGTCCTGCTTCTCCTCGGCATCCTTGGAATCCTCGGCACTATCCTTGGGCTTCACGTGCACATAGACGGGCTCCTCGTCTTCCTTCGCATCAGCGCCACTGCCCGACGTTGCCGCAGCCGCACTCTTCGCATCGGGTACCCACAGTCCCGAGTCGATGCACCGTTGTAAGTGTTGGCGCGCTTCCTCCGGTGGCAGCTTGGCCATTGCCTCCTGCAGCATACCGATGTCTCTCGTTTCGAAGCACTTCTGTAGCTCCTCGGGCAGTGATTCAAACACCTCGACCGGATCCAACCCACCCGGCCCTAGCCgtgccttcttttcctcctcctcctgttcctcgaTCAGCTTCTGGAGCTTCTCCTGGGCCCGCTTGCGAATACGCTCCTTGAACGATTCGATCTCATCCAAAAACGCTTTCTTGTACTCGTTGTCCGTTTCCTGGATGCGCTGGAAGAACGAACCGACGCAGGCCCGCGGATCAACGTCCAGCTGCTTGGAGATGTCCAGTATGTACTGCATGCATATGCACTGGTGAGCGACGTGCGCCACCAGCTCGTGCTTCTCCTGCATCTCGAGCTCGATACACCAGATGACCAGATAATTGGCGGTGTCCTCGCACGCTAGATGGTGATTGTCCAGCAGGAACTTCTTGGAATCGTCATACTTGCGCAGCATCCCGTactgcttcagctgcttctCGTACTTTTTGATGAACTCGCGTAGATTCAGCTCCTTCTGCTCTTCGCTCAGCTCCTGCGGCTTCCGATTGATGGCACTCTTGTTGATGACGGTCTTCTGGAAGCCGGGCTTGCTGATCGTGTCCACGTTCCACGGTtgcatcttctccttcttgcgcaattcctcctcttcctgcttcaCCCGCGCCTGCTCACGTTCCAGCTCCTCAATGCTCTTCTTCAGCTCGTCCAGATTCCCCTCGTTGCGCTGCAGCTTCTCCTTGGCCTCTTGCAGCTTCTCCTCGGTCGTCTTTTTCTTAATAGTtatcgtttcctttttcttctcctgttCCTGCATCCGTTCGACGCGTGCCTGGTGCCGCCAGCGGAACAGCGAGGGTGTGTCGATGTTTGGATGCgtatcgtcttcatcgtccgAAATCTGGGAAAAAAGAGCACGGCGATAACACGCGAGCAATGATAACAAACACGGCCCACCACTTTCTTCGGTACGGTGCCGCCCATAGCGGTCCTACCTCAATATCCTTCCATCTGCTGTAATCCACCATTCTGAGgctgttttatgcttctctcgatcgatcacttGCAAACGGGCTAGTATTCGAACACTATTTAAGCGATACCGGGTGATAAAACTGTGGAATTTTCTCCGTAAAGGACTTTCCGTGTTTCCGACTAGCGGCAGGGTTCTAGAATGTTTTTGATCTGAAACAGTGACCCTATAACGCTACTGTAGAGTAAGCGAGAAGGcgagacaaacacacatgacgcacacacgcgacacagacacaaacggtGGTACAACTTGGTAGAACTGACAGCTcgcgaaaaaccaaagcaatctaaaaaccaaaccgaactaAACCAAAATAATCCGTTAGTATCAAAACTGCCAACGAGTTCAAGATGATGATAgattttattgtatttttgttACATCAGATGTTATCTATCTATTAGTTAGACTTGATTGATCACACCCGGCCAAGCGACATCGTGATGTCATCATTCTCTATCATTCTATTTTTCTTAAAATCCATTAATACCCCCAGTAGTTCAATTTCGATCAACCTGGATCCCAGAAACAATTCCAACGCACAattgaagagaagaaaaacggtATATTTCATGCTCGTGATCAGTAACAGttaatttttgaagttcatttTAGCATTCTCATTAGTCACTTTAAACTACCTGCGCACAAACGGTGTGCTCGTGCATAATGTGCACtaaacattttacattttacagtTCATATAATTAGCGTAATTTCATTATTGGCGCGCACTTATTCATTAACCTACGATAAAACTATTTTGTaagcttccctttttgctaGGGTTTTATCGTTCGTATACGATAGGCTTGGGCTTATAATATTAGGTCTTTGCATATTAACATCATCAGATTCTTCGCTTTTATTTGCGTACTCTACCAGCACAATCAGCCAAGTTGCTTTCCTGCTTGCCACCGTGAACCGGTGCCCTCTAATCAGGGCATCCGGCTCACGCTTAACCGTTCAATGGAGGCGCAaggtgtttcgtttttttcgtgttttttttttacataattctGTCCCCATTCCCAGGACTCCTCGGAGCTACCATGCACTCTATTGGTTCCCTCACGTCGCCCCACGCTGCCACCTTAAATGTACTCCCAGAACATGATCCAGTAGGTAACGTTGAGCAGCGTaaagagaaaggggaagaacACTCGAGAAAAGCGATCAATGTTGATGGCGCGCTTCAGGCGCATTTGAGCTGGCGTTAGCTTCGGTATGGCCGAGGCCGGTTTGCAGGGTGGTGGCGGTATCGTTTGAATGTGTGGCACGGgtgacagcagcagtgtgCTCTCCTGACGCTGGAACGTCGTGATGGGAACGTCATGCGGATGATCATGCGATTTGCTgttccgtttgccgtttttggCGTTGAAATCAAAGAATTTGTCCATCTTGGGCGGGTGTGgcttcggtgtcggtggatcAGAATCGCCCAGTAC is a window of Anopheles aquasalis chromosome 2, idAnoAquaMG_Q_19, whole genome shotgun sequence DNA encoding:
- the LOC126570227 gene encoding hsp90 co-chaperone Cdc37, whose amino-acid sequence is MVDYSRWKDIEISDDEDDTHPNIDTPSLFRWRHQARVERMQEQEKKKETITIKKKTTEEKLQEAKEKLQRNEGNLDELKKSIEELEREQARVKQEEEELRKKEKMQPWNVDTISKPGFQKTVINKSAINRKPQELSEEQKELNLREFIKKYEKQLKQYGMLRKYDDSKKFLLDNHHLACEDTANYLVIWCIELEMQEKHELVAHVAHQCICMQYILDISKQLDVDPRACVGSFFQRIQETDNEYKKAFLDEIESFKERIRKRAQEKLQKLIEEQEEEEKKARLGPGGLDPVEVFESLPEELQKCFETRDIGMLQEAMAKLPPEEARQHLQRCIDSGLWVPDAKSAAAATSGSGADAKEDEEPVYVHVKPKDSAEDSKDAEEKQDEGKAKE